The following proteins come from a genomic window of Halomarina ordinaria:
- the thsA gene encoding thermosome subunit alpha translates to MTHGTPGWYGRLRSAGGERLSGDEARRANLRAGRALAGTLRTTLGPRGCDKLLVGSDGVVVVTNDGASILDRMEIDHPAASLLLDVASQQADQVGDGTTSAVLLAGALLGEAESLFERGLHPTTVGEGYWRACDLALDRLPELTVETDGGDRERLVDVVRTAVTGKWTDREATHLAELAADAVLAVGEGDRVDRDRIVLHAVPGGSPTDTELVDGLVVDMAESSTTATDRADDLPRRLTDARVALVDTPLDVPTTRTTRSVAVESVDGLEALTTYETDQRDRRAAALLDAGADVVFCQQAVDEDLAGRLAAGGVFVAERTRQDELYKLARATGARLVATTADLTPTDLGRAGVVERRTVGDRDLTVVRGNAATEQVSVLLRGGTDHVVEETRRVLEDCLTVAVLAYRGDGLLPGGGATEAALAAHLRESARGLGGREALAVEAAATALEVVPRTLAENAGVPVVDALTDLRAHHAQGRSTVGIGAATGEATEMVAEGVLEPLAVKRRALACATEGATLLLRIDDVVAASAGGGGHGEEGHDHGHSHEHDHGHGGYPWALGH, encoded by the coding sequence ATGACGCACGGAACACCCGGCTGGTACGGGCGACTCAGGAGCGCCGGCGGCGAGCGGCTCTCGGGCGACGAGGCGCGGCGGGCGAACCTCCGGGCGGGACGGGCACTCGCGGGGACCCTGCGGACGACCCTCGGCCCGCGCGGCTGCGACAAACTGCTCGTCGGGAGCGACGGCGTCGTGGTCGTGACGAACGACGGCGCCTCCATCCTCGACCGGATGGAGATAGACCACCCGGCGGCGTCGCTCCTGCTCGACGTGGCGAGCCAGCAGGCCGACCAGGTCGGCGACGGAACCACCTCGGCCGTCCTGCTGGCGGGTGCGCTGCTCGGCGAGGCCGAGTCGCTGTTCGAGCGCGGCCTCCACCCCACGACCGTCGGGGAAGGGTACTGGCGGGCGTGCGACCTGGCGCTCGACCGCCTCCCGGAACTGACCGTCGAGACCGACGGCGGCGACCGGGAGCGACTCGTGGACGTCGTCCGGACCGCCGTGACGGGCAAGTGGACCGACCGCGAGGCGACACACCTCGCGGAACTCGCGGCCGACGCGGTGCTCGCGGTCGGTGAAGGCGACCGCGTCGACCGCGACCGCATCGTCCTCCACGCGGTCCCAGGAGGGTCGCCGACCGACACGGAACTCGTCGACGGCCTCGTCGTCGACATGGCCGAGTCCTCGACCACCGCGACCGACCGGGCCGACGACCTCCCGCGACGGCTCACGGACGCCCGCGTCGCCCTCGTCGACACGCCGCTCGACGTGCCCACGACGCGGACGACCCGGTCGGTCGCCGTCGAGAGCGTCGACGGCCTGGAGGCGCTGACGACCTACGAGACCGACCAGCGCGACCGGCGCGCCGCGGCGCTCCTCGACGCCGGAGCCGACGTGGTGTTCTGCCAGCAGGCGGTCGACGAGGACCTCGCGGGGCGACTCGCCGCTGGCGGCGTGTTCGTCGCCGAGCGCACCCGACAGGACGAGCTGTACAAACTCGCGCGCGCCACGGGCGCGCGCCTCGTCGCCACGACGGCCGACCTCACGCCGACCGACCTCGGGCGGGCGGGCGTCGTGGAACGCCGCACCGTCGGTGACCGCGACCTGACGGTGGTGCGCGGGAACGCCGCCACCGAGCAGGTCTCGGTGCTCCTGCGCGGCGGGACCGACCACGTCGTCGAGGAGACGCGCCGCGTGCTGGAGGACTGCCTGACGGTCGCCGTCCTCGCCTACCGGGGGGACGGCCTGCTCCCCGGCGGCGGCGCGACGGAGGCGGCGCTGGCGGCGCACCTCCGCGAGTCGGCCCGGGGGCTGGGCGGCCGGGAGGCGCTCGCGGTCGAGGCGGCCGCGACGGCGCTCGAAGTCGTCCCGCGCACGCTCGCGGAGAACGCGGGCGTCCCCGTCGTCGACGCGCTGACCGACCTCCGGGCGCACCACGCCCAGGGGCGTTCCACCGTCGGTATCGGCGCCGCGACGGGCGAGGCCACGGAGATGGTGGCCGAGGGCGTCCTCGAACCGCTGGCGGTGAAACGCCGCGCGCTCGCGTGCGCGACGGAGGGCGCGACGCTCCTCCTGCGCATCGACGACGTCGTCGCGGCGAGCGCGGGCGGCGGCGGACACGGCGAGGAGGGTCACGACCACGGGCACAGCCACGAGCACGACCACGGACACGGTGGCTACCCGTGGGCGCTCGGACACTGA
- the fmdA gene encoding formamidase has protein sequence MVETVFEVDTDSPPDEQPSPIVNRWHPDVPAAATVSPGESFRVECLDWTGNQVVNDDSANDIRDMRLDPNHHLSGPFEVEGAQPGDLLVVDILDLGPFPDHEWGFTGIFEQDNGGGFLTDHFPEARKTIWDLEGVYTSSRHVPDVRFAGLSHPGIVGTCPSHELLAEWNERERALIERGPEDETAVNHETRDDDPPLALPPEPNEVLLGDMDEDMVDEAAEEAARTIPPRENAGNCDIKNLSRGSRVYIPIFVDGAKLITGDLHFSQGDGEITFCGAIEMAGFIDLRVDLIKNGVERFGIDHAMFKPGNVEPQFSEYIVFEGYSVDEDGTQHYKNSTVAMRRACLDAIDYLTNFGYTREQGYFILSTVPVESRIAGIVDLPNTCVTVSVPQEVFEFDVDPDSLAEAPSEARGTVAKPS, from the coding sequence ATGGTCGAAACCGTATTCGAAGTCGATACCGACAGTCCGCCCGACGAACAACCGAGTCCCATAGTGAACCGGTGGCACCCGGACGTCCCGGCCGCTGCGACGGTGTCGCCGGGCGAGAGCTTCCGCGTCGAGTGCCTCGACTGGACGGGGAACCAGGTGGTCAACGACGACAGCGCGAACGACATCCGCGACATGCGTCTCGACCCGAACCACCACCTGAGCGGCCCGTTCGAGGTCGAGGGCGCACAACCGGGCGACCTGCTGGTCGTGGACATCCTCGACCTCGGCCCGTTCCCAGACCACGAGTGGGGGTTCACGGGCATCTTCGAGCAGGACAACGGCGGGGGGTTCCTCACCGACCACTTCCCGGAGGCGAGAAAGACCATCTGGGACCTCGAAGGGGTGTACACCTCCTCGCGACACGTCCCCGACGTGCGCTTCGCCGGCCTCTCGCACCCGGGCATCGTGGGGACGTGTCCCTCCCACGAACTGCTCGCGGAGTGGAACGAGCGCGAGCGGGCGCTCATCGAGCGTGGCCCCGAGGACGAGACGGCGGTCAACCACGAGACCCGCGACGACGACCCGCCGCTCGCGCTCCCGCCGGAACCGAACGAGGTCTTGCTCGGCGACATGGACGAGGACATGGTCGACGAGGCCGCAGAGGAGGCCGCCCGGACCATCCCGCCCCGGGAGAACGCGGGCAACTGCGACATCAAGAACCTGAGCCGGGGGTCCCGGGTGTACATCCCCATCTTCGTCGACGGCGCGAAGCTCATCACCGGCGACCTCCACTTCTCGCAGGGCGACGGGGAAATCACGTTCTGCGGCGCCATCGAGATGGCGGGGTTCATCGACCTGCGCGTCGACCTCATCAAGAACGGCGTCGAGCGCTTCGGCATCGACCACGCGATGTTCAAGCCCGGGAACGTCGAACCGCAGTTCTCCGAGTACATCGTCTTCGAGGGCTACTCCGTCGACGAGGACGGTACCCAGCACTACAAGAACTCCACGGTGGCGATGCGCCGCGCCTGCCTCGACGCCATCGACTACCTGACGAACTTCGGCTACACCCGCGAGCAGGGCTACTTCATCCTGAGTACGGTGCCCGTCGAGAGCCGTATCGCCGGCATCGTCGACCTGCCGAACACCTGTGTCACCGTCTCGGTGCCCCAGGAGGTGTTCGAGTTCGACGTCGACCCCGACAGCCTCGCCGAGGCCCCCAGCGAAGCCCGCGGGACCGTCGCCAAGCCGTCGTAG
- a CDS encoding AmiS/UreI family transporter: protein MSLYTELGMGLVFVGMVLVVNGLWLLGKGSDRDTAILNFFVGALTLFIAVWWAFGGEASEGTAFNAAGTLLFSFTYLWVGANAYRQASDQRSLGWYCILVTVLAIPTGYLVLLGGDVGLALLWWVWAILWAGFWLLLARQRSDYTTPVAWYTVAVGIVTGAAGYLMAAGFWPWGV, encoded by the coding sequence ATGTCACTGTACACGGAACTCGGGATGGGGCTGGTGTTCGTCGGGATGGTCCTCGTGGTCAACGGACTGTGGCTGCTCGGGAAGGGCTCGGACCGGGACACCGCGATACTGAACTTCTTCGTCGGGGCGCTGACGCTGTTCATCGCCGTCTGGTGGGCGTTCGGCGGGGAGGCGTCGGAGGGGACCGCGTTCAACGCCGCGGGGACGCTCCTGTTCTCCTTCACCTACCTGTGGGTGGGGGCGAACGCGTATCGGCAGGCGAGCGACCAGCGCTCGCTCGGCTGGTACTGCATCCTCGTGACGGTCCTCGCCATCCCCACCGGGTACCTGGTCTTGCTCGGAGGGGACGTCGGCCTGGCCCTGCTGTGGTGGGTCTGGGCGATACTGTGGGCGGGGTTCTGGTTGCTGCTCGCGCGCCAGCGCAGCGACTACACCACGCCCGTCGCCTGGTACACCGTCGCCGTCGGCATCGTCACGGGGGCGGCGGGCTACCTGATGGCCGCGGGGTTCTGGCCCTGGGGGGTCTGA
- a CDS encoding ATP-binding protein, translating to MSETETITVAEVSDGPGSAGDVGATVEMPAVELLTGRGFVTGKSGSGKSNTASVVIEKLLDRQFSLLIVDIDGEYYGLKEKYEILHVGDDEECDIRVGPEHAEKIADLALTNNIPIILDVSSFLDEREAADLLTEVAKQLFAKEKKLKKPFLLVVEEVHEWIPEGGGLDECGRMLIKIGKRGRKHGLGITGISQRPADVKKDFITQCDWLVWHRLTWRNDTKVVKRVLGSEYSEAVEDLGDGEAFLVTDWSEETRRVQFQRKRTFDAGATPGLDDFERPDLKSVSADLVGELESISDERSQREDRIEELEEELRQREERIRMLERDLADARDLSRMADQFAAALFDHPGHSRMAAARPESDQATLAETPGLEYPEASGGDDDPTGLDALDLPAWPTLSNGANGDGTAETSDPSSDGRDGVDGADDPDGASPPSASPPAAERPVVERLRECLEAMDPTTRSMLARYRERGPASPIDVHVAAGGSADRTIAYSRNSELRREGFVVHEGRGRYAYALDERVADEYDGRLPDEEVTDVVERVERYLVGGPWPVEAE from the coding sequence ATGAGCGAGACCGAGACAATCACCGTCGCTGAAGTGAGCGACGGCCCGGGGAGCGCCGGGGACGTCGGCGCCACCGTCGAGATGCCGGCCGTCGAGTTGCTCACCGGCCGTGGCTTCGTCACCGGGAAGTCGGGGTCGGGCAAGTCGAACACCGCGAGCGTCGTCATCGAGAAACTCCTCGACCGGCAGTTCTCCCTGCTCATCGTCGACATCGACGGCGAGTACTACGGCCTGAAGGAGAAGTACGAGATACTCCACGTCGGCGACGACGAGGAGTGCGACATCCGCGTCGGCCCCGAACACGCCGAGAAGATAGCCGACCTCGCGCTCACCAACAACATCCCCATCATCCTCGACGTCTCGTCGTTCCTCGACGAGCGGGAGGCCGCCGACCTCCTCACCGAGGTGGCGAAACAGCTCTTCGCGAAGGAGAAGAAACTGAAGAAGCCCTTCCTGCTCGTCGTCGAGGAGGTCCACGAGTGGATACCGGAGGGCGGCGGCCTCGACGAGTGCGGCCGCATGCTCATCAAGATCGGCAAGCGCGGGCGCAAACACGGTCTCGGCATCACGGGCATCAGCCAGCGCCCCGCCGACGTGAAGAAGGACTTCATCACGCAGTGCGACTGGCTCGTCTGGCACCGTCTCACCTGGCGCAACGACACGAAGGTCGTCAAGCGCGTCCTCGGCAGCGAGTACTCGGAGGCCGTCGAGGACCTCGGCGACGGCGAGGCCTTCCTGGTGACCGACTGGTCGGAGGAGACCCGTCGCGTCCAGTTCCAGCGCAAGCGCACCTTCGACGCCGGCGCGACCCCCGGCCTCGACGACTTCGAACGCCCCGACCTCAAGTCCGTGAGCGCGGACCTCGTCGGCGAACTGGAGAGCATCAGCGACGAGCGCAGCCAGCGCGAGGACCGTATCGAGGAGTTGGAGGAGGAACTCCGCCAGCGCGAGGAGCGCATCCGGATGCTCGAACGCGACCTCGCCGACGCGCGGGACCTCTCGCGGATGGCCGACCAGTTCGCCGCCGCGCTGTTCGACCACCCCGGCCACTCCCGGATGGCCGCGGCGCGCCCCGAGTCCGACCAGGCGACCCTCGCGGAGACCCCCGGGCTGGAGTACCCCGAGGCGTCGGGAGGGGACGACGACCCGACCGGTCTCGACGCGCTCGACCTCCCGGCGTGGCCCACGCTCTCGAACGGCGCGAACGGGGACGGGACGGCCGAGACGAGTGACCCGTCGAGCGACGGTCGGGACGGGGTCGACGGTGCGGACGACCCCGACGGGGCGTCGCCACCCTCCGCGTCACCGCCGGCCGCCGAACGGCCCGTCGTCGAGCGTCTCCGCGAGTGCCTCGAGGCGATGGACCCGACCACCCGGTCGATGCTCGCGCGCTACCGCGAGCGCGGCCCGGCCTCGCCCATCGACGTCCACGTCGCCGCGGGCGGGTCGGCCGACCGCACCATCGCCTACAGCCGCAACAGCGAACTCCGGCGCGAGGGGTTCGTCGTCCACGAGGGGCGCGGGCGCTACGCCTACGCGCTCGACGAGCGCGTGGCCGACGAGTACGACGGTCGACTCCCGGACGAGGAGGTGACCGACGT
- the guaB gene encoding IMP dehydrogenase: MAKTPREEPFSEKLRVPEALTFDDVLLRPMESRVEPDEAETRTRVSTNVELNIPVLSAAMDTVTEADLAIGMAREGGLGVLHRNMEVEETAAHVERVKRADELIIRDVVTADPDQTVREVDAMMEREGVSGAPVVDDEGVVLGIISGTDIRPYLEVGDRDEVREAMTDEVVTADESVTARDALELMYEHKIERVPVVDGKGALTGLVTMQGILQRREYQNAARDEDGRLLVGVAVGPFETDRAVAADEAGADVVFIDCAHAHNSNVVDSARDIKGQVEADVVVGNIGTPEAAEALVDFADGLKVGIGPGSICTTRVVSGSGMPQITAVAGVADVASDHDVPVIADGGIRYSGDAIKAIAAGADAVMLGSYFAGTDEAPGRVITMNGKKYKQYRGMGSVGAMQSGGGDRYLKEVDEDEDEEFVPEGVEAATPYKGSLASELHQLVGGMQSGMGYVGAGSIPEFKERARFVRVSAAGQKESHAHDVVITDEAPNYKPGE; this comes from the coding sequence ATGGCGAAGACGCCGCGCGAGGAACCCTTCTCGGAGAAGCTTCGAGTCCCGGAAGCGCTCACCTTCGACGACGTCCTGTTGCGTCCGATGGAGAGCCGTGTCGAACCCGACGAGGCCGAGACGCGCACGCGCGTCTCCACCAACGTCGAACTGAACATCCCGGTGCTCTCGGCGGCGATGGACACCGTCACCGAGGCCGACCTGGCCATCGGGATGGCCCGCGAGGGCGGCCTCGGCGTCCTCCACCGCAACATGGAGGTCGAGGAGACCGCCGCCCACGTCGAGCGCGTCAAGCGCGCCGACGAACTCATCATCCGCGACGTGGTCACCGCCGACCCGGACCAGACGGTCCGCGAGGTGGACGCGATGATGGAGCGCGAGGGGGTCTCGGGCGCGCCCGTCGTCGACGACGAGGGCGTCGTCCTCGGCATCATCTCCGGCACCGACATCCGCCCGTACCTCGAGGTCGGCGACCGCGACGAGGTGCGCGAGGCCATGACCGACGAGGTCGTCACCGCCGACGAGTCGGTCACCGCCCGCGACGCGCTCGAACTCATGTACGAACACAAGATAGAGCGCGTCCCCGTCGTCGACGGGAAGGGCGCGCTCACCGGCCTCGTGACGATGCAGGGCATCCTCCAGCGCCGGGAGTACCAGAACGCCGCCCGCGACGAGGACGGGCGCCTCCTCGTGGGGGTCGCCGTCGGTCCCTTCGAGACCGACCGGGCGGTCGCCGCCGACGAGGCCGGCGCGGACGTGGTGTTCATCGACTGCGCGCACGCGCACAACAGCAACGTCGTCGACTCCGCGCGCGACATCAAGGGGCAGGTCGAGGCGGACGTCGTCGTCGGGAACATCGGGACGCCGGAGGCCGCAGAGGCGCTCGTCGACTTCGCCGACGGCCTGAAGGTCGGCATCGGCCCCGGTAGCATCTGTACGACGCGCGTCGTCAGCGGGTCGGGGATGCCCCAGATAACGGCCGTCGCGGGCGTCGCGGACGTCGCGAGCGACCACGACGTCCCGGTCATCGCCGACGGTGGCATCCGGTACTCCGGGGACGCCATCAAGGCCATCGCGGCGGGCGCCGACGCCGTCATGCTGGGGTCGTACTTCGCGGGCACCGACGAGGCGCCCGGCCGGGTCATCACCATGAACGGCAAGAAGTACAAGCAGTACCGCGGGATGGGGAGCGTCGGCGCGATGCAGTCCGGCGGCGGCGACCGCTACCTCAAGGAGGTCGACGAGGACGAGGACGAGGAGTTCGTCCCCGAGGGCGTCGAGGCGGCGACCCCCTACAAGGGGAGCCTGGCGAGCGAACTCCACCAGCTCGTCGGCGGGATGCAGTCGGGCATGGGCTACGTCGGCGCGGGGTCCATCCCCGAGTTCAAGGAGCGCGCGCGGTTCGTGCGCGTCTCCGCGGCGGGCCAGAAGGAGAGCCACGCGCACGACGTGGTCATCACCGACGAGGCGCCCAACTACAAGCCCGGCGAGTGA
- a CDS encoding DUF5795 family protein: protein MADNRVVQGRMVTPESLAELVEGDDVMDAEPIRDAERDCPACGGNVLAVGYMPSVLEFVTGYKCQDCDWSETDRE, encoded by the coding sequence ATGGCCGACAACCGAGTCGTGCAGGGACGCATGGTGACGCCCGAATCGCTCGCGGAACTCGTCGAGGGCGACGACGTGATGGACGCGGAGCCGATTCGAGACGCCGAGCGCGACTGCCCGGCCTGCGGCGGGAACGTCCTCGCCGTGGGCTACATGCCGTCGGTGCTGGAGTTCGTCACGGGCTACAAGTGCCAGGACTGCGACTGGAGCGAGACCGACCGCGAGTGA
- the dinB gene encoding DNA polymerase IV: MSGSRLPGTPAGEERVVLHVDMDCFYAACERRRDPTLAGEPVVVGMGYEAGERHGAVATASYEARAHGVESAQPISGALAALPRAATAPPDHEGPVGHYRPVDLPYYREVSEEVRAILHDVADAVREVSIDEAYLDVTDRVGWHSVEIFAGSLRERIEREAGVSASVGVAPNMSTAKVASDHDKPEGLVVVPPDAVREFLAPLPVDELHGVGPVTARELRSLGIETAGDLASTPRDRLVSRFGSRGGTIHDHARGRDERVVEPVGKPKSLSSESAFTEATDDVEVIRERLRRLADEVTARAESRDALYKTIGVKVVEPPFDVNTRARSLSGPVADASLVESVALDLAREFEGERVRKLGVRVSNLSFDAATQAPLDAWEGESPPPTSAEDDADDGPGGTERGGDPEGQTTFVDFS, from the coding sequence ATGAGCGGGTCGCGGCTCCCCGGCACGCCCGCGGGCGAGGAGCGCGTCGTCCTGCACGTCGACATGGACTGCTTCTACGCGGCGTGCGAGCGCCGGCGCGACCCCACGCTCGCGGGCGAACCGGTCGTGGTCGGGATGGGCTACGAGGCGGGCGAACGCCACGGTGCCGTCGCCACCGCGAGCTACGAGGCGCGCGCCCACGGCGTCGAGAGCGCCCAGCCCATCTCGGGAGCGCTCGCGGCCCTGCCGCGGGCGGCCACCGCCCCGCCGGACCACGAGGGACCCGTCGGCCACTATCGCCCCGTCGACCTGCCGTACTATCGCGAGGTGAGCGAGGAGGTGCGGGCGATACTCCACGACGTCGCCGACGCCGTCCGCGAGGTGAGTATCGACGAGGCGTACCTCGACGTGACCGACCGCGTCGGCTGGCACAGCGTCGAGATATTCGCGGGGAGCCTCAGAGAACGCATAGAGCGCGAGGCGGGCGTCTCGGCCAGCGTCGGCGTCGCGCCGAACATGAGCACGGCGAAGGTGGCCAGCGACCACGACAAGCCCGAGGGGCTCGTCGTCGTCCCCCCCGACGCGGTCCGCGAGTTCCTCGCACCCCTCCCGGTCGACGAACTCCACGGCGTGGGGCCGGTCACCGCCCGCGAACTGCGGTCGCTCGGCATCGAGACGGCCGGGGACCTCGCGTCGACGCCGCGCGACCGCCTCGTCTCCCGGTTCGGCTCGCGCGGTGGGACCATCCACGACCACGCGCGCGGGCGCGATGAGCGGGTCGTCGAACCCGTCGGGAAGCCCAAGAGCCTCTCCAGCGAGTCGGCGTTCACCGAGGCGACCGACGACGTCGAGGTGATTCGCGAGCGCCTGCGCCGCCTCGCGGACGAGGTGACGGCCCGGGCCGAGTCGCGCGACGCGCTCTACAAGACCATCGGCGTGAAGGTGGTCGAACCGCCGTTCGACGTGAACACGCGCGCCCGGTCGCTCTCGGGGCCGGTCGCCGACGCGTCGCTCGTGGAGTCGGTCGCGCTCGACCTGGCGCGGGAGTTCGAGGGCGAGCGCGTCCGAAAACTCGGCGTGCGCGTGTCGAACCTCTCGTTCGACGCGGCGACGCAGGCGCCCCTCGACGCTTGGGAGGGCGAGTCGCCCCCGCCGACGTCGGCCGAGGACGACGCCGACGACGGGCCGGGTGGGACGGAGCGAGGCGGAGACCCCGAGGGGCAGACGACGTTCGTCGACTTCAGCTGA
- a CDS encoding DUF5794 domain-containing protein, translated as MSTSRHPIALRLERRVGRGTRLLGTVMALPLVDGIFPALVLAGALSSITGILEVGLLVFGGSATLAVVLAEMEGTRREQVLSVLGVGALITTLAVVEAALAPTIANLLVLPTFERFAALVILAIAAKTASSTIGEYLPSPGTIVGLGLLASLDPGGFELVFNPATGELLAAAAAAGVGTSFALVAAVAGPTLRRLVDIDRFRFGSAVALGILPLTMLGIVETEAPLALAVLGVTCLLSLDPSDPPSLADGDGADEADDGDDRSPERTPVPTGVDDVGRAAVSSVFADPEARGASVTDGDDAGRDRHSIRERDPERAPWL; from the coding sequence ATGAGCACGTCACGACACCCCATCGCGTTACGCCTCGAGCGACGCGTCGGCCGCGGTACCCGCCTCCTGGGGACCGTCATGGCCCTCCCGCTGGTGGACGGCATCTTCCCCGCGCTGGTACTCGCCGGTGCACTCAGTTCGATAACTGGCATCCTCGAAGTCGGTCTCCTCGTGTTCGGCGGCAGCGCGACGCTCGCCGTCGTCCTCGCCGAGATGGAGGGAACCCGCCGCGAGCAGGTGCTCTCGGTTCTCGGCGTCGGCGCGCTCATCACGACGCTCGCCGTCGTCGAGGCGGCGCTCGCGCCGACCATCGCCAACCTGCTGGTGCTCCCGACGTTCGAGCGCTTCGCGGCGCTCGTCATCCTCGCCATCGCGGCGAAGACGGCGAGTTCGACCATCGGCGAGTACCTCCCGAGTCCGGGCACCATCGTCGGCCTCGGCCTGCTCGCCAGCCTCGACCCCGGCGGGTTCGAACTCGTGTTCAACCCCGCGACGGGGGAGTTGCTGGCGGCCGCCGCCGCCGCCGGCGTCGGGACGAGTTTCGCGCTCGTCGCCGCCGTCGCCGGGCCGACGCTCCGCCGGCTGGTCGACATCGACCGCTTCCGTTTCGGGAGCGCCGTCGCGCTGGGCATCCTCCCGCTGACGATGCTCGGCATCGTCGAGACGGAGGCCCCCCTCGCGCTGGCCGTCCTCGGCGTGACGTGCCTGCTCTCGCTCGACCCGAGCGACCCCCCCTCGCTGGCGGACGGGGACGGAGCGGACGAGGCCGACGACGGCGACGACCGGTCGCCCGAGCGAACGCCCGTCCCGACGGGCGTGGACGACGTCGGTCGGGCCGCCGTCTCCTCGGTCTTCGCCGACCCGGAGGCGCGCGGGGCCAGCGTCACCGACGGCGACGACGCGGGACGCGACCGCCACTCGATTCGCGAGCGCGACCCGGAGCGCGCGCCCTGGCTCTGA
- a CDS encoding acyl-CoA synthetase — translation MSTHNMGDYESTVESFGWDDIYGEADWDAPESLNIGHEVCDRHAEADPDRTALEWVGTDGARETVTFGDLRARSNRFANVLAERIDRGDRVFSYMPRIPEHYAAMVGTLKTGAVWGSVNERFGPDGIAYRLADCDAKVVVTTGDNRDTIAEALADVPSVEHVVVVGEGREGDVDFHEATRAASDEFDVAATGGEDDALLYYTSGTTGRAKGVLHKHRWVAGVAATQKFAVDVQADDLYWSTGDLGWLTGPINTLGAWFWGTSMFTQEGEFDPEEWAELLEEYPITVLFSVPTAYRMLRENREVLEGRELDLRHALSIGEPLSAGVVEWGEEALGVTILDTYGQTETGNMIINNYPTMEVRPGSMGKPLPGVTAAVVDPETGEELPTGETGVIAERGDFPCFFAEYWERPEKTADCFVNDWYLSGDLGYLDEDGYFWFEGRADDVIISSGYRIGPFEVESSLGEHPAVAEAAVVPKPDAERGHVVKAFVVLSADYEPSDDLVSDIQQHVRNELAAHEYPREVEFVDDLPKTVTGKIRRTELRDRVPDEADESA, via the coding sequence ATGTCGACGCACAACATGGGCGATTACGAGTCGACGGTCGAGTCGTTCGGGTGGGACGATATCTACGGGGAGGCGGACTGGGACGCCCCCGAGTCACTGAACATCGGCCACGAGGTGTGCGACCGACACGCCGAGGCGGACCCCGACCGGACGGCCCTGGAGTGGGTGGGGACCGACGGCGCCCGCGAGACGGTGACCTTCGGCGACCTCCGGGCGCGCTCGAACCGCTTCGCGAACGTCCTCGCCGAGCGCATCGACCGCGGCGACCGCGTCTTCTCGTACATGCCGCGGATACCGGAACACTACGCCGCGATGGTCGGGACGCTCAAGACCGGCGCCGTCTGGGGGAGCGTCAACGAGCGCTTCGGACCGGACGGCATCGCCTACCGCCTCGCCGACTGCGACGCGAAGGTGGTCGTGACGACGGGCGACAACCGCGACACCATCGCGGAGGCGCTGGCGGACGTCCCGAGCGTCGAACACGTCGTCGTGGTCGGGGAGGGCCGCGAGGGGGACGTGGACTTCCACGAGGCGACGCGGGCGGCGAGCGACGAGTTCGACGTCGCGGCGACCGGCGGCGAGGACGACGCCCTGCTCTACTACACCTCGGGGACGACCGGTCGCGCGAAGGGCGTCCTCCACAAACACCGCTGGGTCGCGGGCGTCGCGGCCACCCAGAAGTTCGCCGTCGACGTCCAGGCGGACGACCTCTACTGGTCGACGGGCGACCTCGGGTGGCTCACCGGCCCCATCAACACGCTCGGGGCGTGGTTCTGGGGAACGAGTATGTTCACCCAGGAGGGCGAGTTCGACCCCGAGGAGTGGGCCGAGTTGCTGGAGGAGTACCCCATCACGGTGCTGTTCTCGGTGCCGACGGCCTACCGGATGCTCCGGGAGAACCGCGAGGTCCTCGAGGGGCGTGAACTCGACCTCCGCCACGCGCTGTCCATCGGCGAACCGCTCTCGGCGGGCGTCGTCGAGTGGGGCGAGGAGGCCCTCGGCGTCACCATCCTCGACACCTACGGCCAGACGGAGACGGGGAACATGATCATCAACAACTACCCGACGATGGAGGTACGCCCGGGGAGCATGGGCAAGCCCCTGCCGGGCGTCACGGCGGCCGTCGTCGACCCCGAGACGGGCGAGGAACTCCCGACGGGCGAGACGGGCGTCATCGCCGAGCGCGGGGACTTCCCGTGTTTCTTCGCCGAGTACTGGGAGCGACCGGAGAAGACCGCCGACTGCTTCGTGAACGACTGGTACCTCTCGGGCGACCTCGGCTACCTCGACGAGGACGGCTACTTCTGGTTCGAGGGGCGCGCCGACGACGTCATCATCAGTTCGGGCTACCGCATCGGCCCCTTCGAGGTGGAGTCCTCGCTCGGCGAACACCCCGCGGTCGCCGAGGCGGCGGTCGTCCCGAAACCCGACGCCGAGCGGGGCCACGTCGTCAAGGCGTTCGTCGTCCTCTCGGCGGACTACGAGCCGAGCGACGACCTCGTGAGCGACATCCAGCAGCACGTCCGGAACGAACTCGCCGCCCACGAGTACCCCCGCGAGGTGGAGTTCGTCGACGACCTCCCGAAGACGGTGACGGGCAAGATTCGTCGCACCGAACTGCGCGACCGCGTCCCCGACGAGGCCGACGAGTCCGCCTGA